The genomic interval GCTCGGCCTTGCCGAGAGCATCGGCGCGTGCGCGGGTCTCTTCGAGCTCGTCGACAACAAGCACAAAATCTACCAGCGCCTGACCGTCTCGAATCGCGCGTCCCGCGCGGAGGCGCAGCCCGCGGCGCGTCCGGCGTCGCCCAGGCAGGCGCATGGCGCGGTCACGACGCCGATTGACGCAAACTGGGGACAACGGGAGGCGGAGCGGCTGTTGCTTTCGCGCTATGCTCCCGCCTGCGTGCTCGTGGACGAGGGCATGCACGTTGTTTACTTCCAGGGAGACACCTCGCGTTATCTCGAGCACGTCCCCGGCCCCGCCAGCCTCAACCTGCGCAAACTCGCGCCCGCGGTGCTCCTGGTGGAGCTTGCCCACGCCATGCAAGTCGTGCGGCGGGATGGCTCGCCGGTGCGGCGCGAAGGCATCAGACTCGATGGCGGGGCGCGCGAGGTTTCCTTGGAAGTGATCCCCCGCAAACTGCCGGAAAGCAATGCCTATGGTTATCTCATCGTCTTCGAACCCGCGCCGGCCAAACTCGGGCCGGGCGGAGCGTCCGCATGGCGGGCCCGCTGGCGGGCGAATGGTTCGATATGGAAGTCGATGCTGGGATGGACGCGCGGATGGAAGCCGGCGCCCGGGCGCGCCGCCGCGTCGCCGGATACTAGCGTCGACCCCCACGCCGGGCGGCTCCAGCGCGAGCTCGAGTCCACCCAGGATTATCTGCACGCGATCATCGAGCAGCACGAGGCCACGGTCGAAGAGTTGAAGTCCTCCCACGAGGAGCTGCTCTCCACCAACGAGGAATATCAGAGCGTCAACGAAGAACTCGAGACCGCCAAGGAATAGTTGCAATCGGGCAACGAGGAACTGATAACTACCAACGAGGAACTGCGCCTGCGCAACGCCGACCCGCGGGAGTTGACCGCGGCGCTGGAGGCGTCCCGCGATTATGCTCAGGCCATCGTCGAGAACATGGGGGAATCTCTGCTCGTGCTTGATGCCAGGCTGCGGGTGGTACAGGCTAACCACGCGTTCTATGAGCGCTTCAAGACCACACCGGAGACGACCGAGCAATGCTTTATTTACGACCTGGGCGAG from Gammaproteobacteria bacterium carries:
- a CDS encoding protein-glutamate O-methyltransferase CheR — its product is MDPKAEFAELTDDASQSAESELRRIYRLMHAARGIDFRHYKRNTFRRRLARRMAVHSIVELDAYADFLDDNQAELQALCQDVLIRVTGFFRDPKAFKGLSKTVFPALLEKRAVRNPLRIWVPGCASGEEAYSIAICLVEFLGARAPEVPIQIFGTDVNEEIIATARAGRYPESIAEDISEARLKRFFVRIDDGYQVTKSIRDLCLFARQNVTRDAPFSKLDLVSCRNLLIYFDRELQKQVIFQFHYALKRGGFLVLGLAESIGACAGLFELVDNKHKIYQRLTVSNRASRAEAQPAARPASPRQAHGAVTTPIDANWGQREAERLLLSRYAPACVLVDEGMHVVYFQGDTSRYLEHVPGPASLNLRKLAPAVLLVELAHAMQVVRRDGSPVRREGIRLDGGAREVSLEVIPRKLPESNAYGYLIVFEPAPAKLGPGGASAWRARWRANGSIWKSMLGWTRGWKPAPGRAAASPDTSVDPHAGRLQRELESTQDYLHAIIEQHEATVEELKSSHEELLSTNEEYQSVNEELETAKE